In Bacteriovorax stolpii, a single genomic region encodes these proteins:
- a CDS encoding S1C family serine protease has product MRKLSLLVVLTMALAVPAYSQQNAKKEAAMLLDNEKNSISVFQNTADSVVNVSNLRKSKGMFDMDATEIQAGMGSGLVWDTSGHIITNYHVVDGGDSFTVAFREDQKQYKAKLIGGDPKNDIAVLKLLELPKNLKPIIPGDSRTLLVGQKTLAIGNPLGLDHTLTTGSVSALGRKIKGFGGVSINGMIQTDASINPGNSGGALLDSQGRLIGMNAMIYNAGGAGASAGLGFAIPVATIKDIVPQIIQYGRVIRPGLGVAILEDYYAARFGLREGVMVKFVDPKGPAGKAGLQGITRDRFGQYYIGDIIVGINTDSIKNYDDLYSTVNKYKIGDKVKVKIVRDGKERTVDVTLVQI; this is encoded by the coding sequence ATGCGTAAGTTAAGTCTTTTAGTTGTTCTAACTATGGCTTTAGCTGTCCCTGCGTATTCACAGCAAAATGCCAAAAAAGAAGCGGCCATGCTTCTGGACAACGAAAAAAATTCTATTAGTGTTTTCCAAAATACGGCCGATTCTGTCGTCAACGTTTCTAATCTTCGCAAGTCGAAGGGAATGTTCGATATGGATGCCACAGAAATCCAGGCCGGAATGGGCTCTGGGCTTGTGTGGGATACATCTGGTCACATCATCACAAACTACCACGTTGTCGATGGCGGTGATTCTTTCACGGTTGCTTTCAGGGAAGACCAAAAACAATACAAAGCGAAGCTTATTGGTGGTGATCCAAAAAACGACATTGCTGTTTTAAAACTCCTTGAGCTTCCAAAAAATTTAAAACCAATTATCCCAGGTGACTCAAGAACACTGCTCGTTGGACAAAAAACCCTGGCGATCGGAAACCCGCTTGGACTTGATCACACATTAACCACTGGATCTGTTTCTGCTCTTGGAAGAAAGATCAAAGGTTTTGGTGGAGTTTCAATCAACGGAATGATTCAGACCGATGCTTCTATTAACCCAGGTAACTCGGGTGGAGCTCTTCTTGATTCTCAAGGAAGACTGATTGGTATGAACGCTATGATTTACAATGCTGGAGGAGCTGGTGCTTCTGCTGGTCTTGGGTTTGCGATTCCCGTGGCAACGATTAAAGACATCGTACCTCAAATCATTCAATACGGACGTGTCATTCGCCCGGGTCTTGGAGTCGCTATTCTTGAAGACTACTACGCTGCCCGCTTTGGTCTGCGCGAAGGTGTCATGGTGAAATTCGTCGATCCAAAAGGGCCAGCGGGAAAAGCAGGACTTCAAGGAATCACTCGCGATCGTTTCGGCCAATACTACATTGGTGATATCATTGTTGGGATCAACACTGATTCAATTAAAAATTACGACGATCTTTATTCGACAGTTAACAAATATAAAATTGGCGATAAAGTAAAAGTAAAAATTGTCAGAGACGGAAAAGAAAGAACCGTTGACGTGACTTTAGTGCAAATCTAA
- the metH gene encoding methionine synthase yields MKKHPTLIELEKTLQERILFLDGAMGTMIQTYKLKEEDFRKGHFEDHAGDLKGNNDLLSLTRPDVIYAIHMKYLEGGADIIETNTFSGTKIAQKDYDLEHIVYKLNYESAKLAKKACDDFMAKNPGKKCYVAGALGPTNRTLSLSPDVNNPAFRAVTFDELVQDYYEQTKALIEGGADILLPETTFDTLNLKAAIFAIEKYQEEIQTKLPLMLSVTITDASGRTLSGQTVEAFWNSVRHARPLSVGLNCALGAKEMRPYLEELSNIADCFVSCYPNAGLPNPLSPTGYDETPLMTAKFVGEFVDSGFINILGGCCGTTPDHIAAIVNKCQTKKPRKRAEIKKATRLSGLEPFTIELTHNNPFYMVGERTNVTGSPLFAKLIKAGNFDEGLSVARQQVENGANIIDINFDEGLLDSKACMTHFLNLVASEPDIARVPIMIDSSKWEVLEAGLKCLQGKAIVNSISLKEGEAKFLEQARLIQRYGAAVVIMAFDEKGQAATKEEKVSICKRAYDLLVTELDFDPCDIIFDANILTVATGIEEHNSYGVNFIEAVREIKKVCPGALTSGGVSNLSFSFRGNNIVREAIHSVFLFHAIKAGLDMGIVNAGMLAVYDEIDPELKAKCEAVVLNLHPHATEELLELAEKLKNQKSDKTETKVDEWRNFPLEERISYSMVKGLDQYIEEDTEEARKKFGRPLNVIEGPLMDGMKVVGELFGAGKMFLPQVVKSARVMKKAVAYLEPFMEQEKLENKNVREQGVFVIATVKGDVHDIGKNIVGVVLACNGYKVIDLGVMVSAQKILDVAIENKADIIGLSGLITPSLDEMIHVAKEMERQGFKTPLLIGGATTSKAHTAIKISPHYNSPIAHVGDASLVIEVCTNLLSPERRDEYVKNLNESFQKIRERHANQSQDNELISLEEARAHSFKTNWEQVEIAKPSRVGVFTLDISLEEVVPYIDWSPFFWTWELKGTYPKILGHATYGQEAQKLFHDAQVLLNKIVKEKIFSPRVAIGIFPAYSQGDDVIVSNNTTLHFLRQQKEKIGDDGVYYCLSDFIAPEGHNDYFGGFVVTAGHEVEAFAKIFQDKQDDYSSIMVKAIGDRLAEALAELAHKKVRDIFGYGLNENLSNEDLIKEKYRGVRPAPGYPACPDHTEKEILWKLLNANELTGVTLTENFAMNPPSSVSGFYFNHPEARYFNVGSIGEDQSEDYAKRKNESRTYVEKWLAPNLGYEPK; encoded by the coding sequence ATGAAAAAACACCCTACGCTGATTGAACTTGAGAAGACCCTGCAAGAGAGAATTCTATTTCTCGATGGCGCCATGGGGACAATGATTCAAACTTATAAGCTCAAAGAAGAAGACTTTAGAAAAGGTCACTTTGAAGACCATGCGGGTGACTTAAAAGGAAACAACGATCTTTTAAGTTTGACCCGTCCTGATGTGATTTATGCCATTCACATGAAATACCTGGAAGGTGGGGCCGATATTATCGAGACCAATACTTTCTCGGGAACAAAGATTGCGCAAAAAGATTACGATCTTGAACATATCGTCTACAAGCTTAACTATGAATCGGCCAAGCTGGCCAAAAAAGCTTGCGACGATTTCATGGCCAAAAATCCCGGAAAGAAATGTTATGTGGCTGGCGCTCTAGGGCCAACCAACAGAACACTCTCTCTTTCTCCGGATGTTAACAATCCGGCCTTCCGTGCTGTCACTTTTGATGAGTTAGTCCAAGACTACTACGAACAAACAAAAGCATTAATTGAAGGTGGAGCAGACATTCTTCTGCCGGAAACAACTTTCGATACACTCAACTTAAAAGCGGCGATCTTTGCCATTGAAAAATACCAGGAAGAAATCCAGACGAAACTTCCTCTCATGTTATCGGTAACAATCACTGATGCCAGCGGAAGGACTCTTTCGGGACAAACGGTAGAAGCTTTCTGGAACTCAGTTCGTCACGCGAGACCTCTTTCAGTGGGACTCAATTGTGCTCTTGGTGCTAAAGAAATGCGCCCATACTTAGAAGAGCTTTCAAACATTGCTGACTGCTTTGTGAGCTGTTACCCAAATGCCGGTCTTCCTAACCCACTTTCTCCTACTGGTTACGACGAGACTCCTCTGATGACAGCGAAGTTCGTTGGTGAATTCGTCGATAGTGGTTTCATCAATATCCTTGGTGGGTGCTGTGGAACAACTCCAGATCACATTGCTGCCATTGTTAATAAATGTCAGACGAAAAAACCTAGAAAAAGAGCAGAAATCAAAAAAGCCACTAGGCTTTCCGGGTTAGAACCATTTACAATTGAACTTACACACAACAATCCCTTTTATATGGTCGGTGAACGCACAAACGTCACCGGCTCTCCTTTATTCGCCAAACTTATCAAAGCAGGAAATTTCGACGAAGGTCTTTCAGTGGCCCGCCAGCAGGTGGAAAACGGAGCCAACATTATCGACATCAACTTTGATGAAGGTCTACTTGATTCAAAGGCCTGCATGACCCACTTTTTGAATCTTGTGGCCAGTGAACCGGATATCGCTCGCGTTCCTATCATGATCGATTCTTCAAAATGGGAAGTACTTGAGGCAGGATTAAAATGTCTTCAAGGAAAAGCGATCGTTAACTCGATTTCACTTAAAGAAGGCGAAGCTAAGTTTTTAGAGCAAGCTCGCCTTATCCAGCGCTACGGTGCTGCTGTTGTTATCATGGCCTTCGATGAAAAAGGTCAAGCGGCAACAAAAGAAGAAAAAGTCAGCATTTGTAAACGCGCATATGATTTACTTGTCACTGAACTGGATTTCGATCCATGCGATATTATCTTCGACGCCAACATCTTAACGGTGGCCACTGGAATCGAAGAGCACAATTCTTACGGGGTAAATTTCATTGAAGCCGTTAGAGAAATTAAAAAAGTTTGCCCGGGCGCTTTAACCAGTGGTGGGGTTTCTAACCTGTCTTTCTCTTTTAGAGGAAACAATATTGTCCGCGAAGCCATCCACTCTGTGTTTTTATTTCACGCCATCAAAGCTGGATTAGACATGGGAATCGTCAATGCCGGAATGCTTGCCGTGTACGACGAAATTGATCCTGAACTAAAAGCAAAATGTGAAGCCGTTGTTTTAAACCTTCACCCACATGCCACAGAAGAACTTCTGGAGCTGGCAGAAAAATTAAAAAATCAAAAATCTGATAAAACTGAAACCAAAGTCGATGAATGGCGCAATTTCCCTTTAGAAGAGCGCATCTCGTACTCAATGGTGAAAGGTTTAGACCAATACATTGAAGAAGACACAGAAGAAGCACGCAAAAAATTTGGTCGCCCGCTCAATGTTATTGAGGGTCCTTTAATGGATGGGATGAAAGTTGTCGGAGAACTCTTCGGGGCGGGGAAAATGTTCCTTCCTCAGGTTGTTAAATCGGCGCGTGTTATGAAAAAAGCCGTAGCCTATCTTGAACCATTCATGGAGCAAGAAAAGCTGGAAAATAAAAATGTTCGCGAACAAGGTGTCTTTGTTATCGCGACAGTTAAAGGCGACGTTCACGATATCGGAAAAAACATCGTTGGTGTTGTTCTAGCGTGTAACGGTTATAAAGTTATCGATTTAGGAGTTATGGTTTCTGCTCAAAAGATCCTCGATGTGGCGATTGAAAACAAAGCCGACATCATTGGTCTTTCGGGCCTGATCACTCCTTCACTTGATGAAATGATCCATGTCGCAAAAGAGATGGAACGCCAGGGATTTAAAACGCCATTACTTATTGGTGGAGCGACAACATCTAAGGCCCACACAGCTATTAAGATTTCTCCACACTATAACTCTCCTATCGCTCACGTTGGTGATGCTTCACTAGTTATTGAAGTATGTACAAATCTCCTGTCCCCAGAGCGCCGTGATGAATATGTTAAAAACCTAAACGAAAGCTTCCAGAAAATCAGAGAAAGACATGCCAATCAGTCTCAAGACAATGAACTGATCTCTCTAGAAGAAGCGCGTGCCCATTCATTTAAAACAAACTGGGAACAAGTTGAGATTGCAAAACCTTCTCGCGTTGGTGTTTTCACTCTGGATATTTCACTAGAAGAAGTTGTCCCTTATATCGACTGGTCTCCATTTTTCTGGACATGGGAATTAAAAGGGACTTATCCAAAAATCCTGGGTCATGCGACGTATGGACAAGAGGCTCAAAAACTTTTCCATGATGCTCAAGTGTTGCTCAATAAAATTGTAAAAGAAAAGATCTTCTCACCAAGAGTAGCAATCGGTATTTTCCCGGCCTATTCACAAGGTGATGATGTGATTGTGAGTAACAACACAACTCTCCACTTTCTGCGCCAGCAAAAAGAAAAAATTGGCGACGATGGAGTCTACTACTGCCTATCTGATTTTATCGCACCAGAAGGCCACAACGACTATTTTGGCGGTTTTGTGGTGACTGCAGGTCATGAAGTTGAGGCCTTTGCTAAAATCTTCCAGGATAAACAAGACGACTACTCATCAATCATGGTCAAGGCCATTGGTGATCGTTTGGCCGAAGCCCTGGCAGAGCTAGCGCACAAAAAAGTCCGCGACATCTTCGGCTACGGGTTAAATGAAAATTTATCCAACGAAGATTTAATTAAAGAGAAATACCGTGGAGTCCGCCCGGCACCTGGTTACCCAGCTTGTCCGGATCACACTGAAAAAGAAATTCTGTGGAAACTTTTAAACGCTAACGAACTTACAGGCGTCACATTGACAGAAAACTTTGCGATGAATCCGCCGAGCTCTGTTTCTGGTTTCTACTTCAATCATCCAGAGGCCCGCTACTTTAATGTGGGAAGCATTGGCGAAGACCAGAGTGAAGACTACGCAAAAAGAAAAAATGAATCTCGCACTTACGTCGAGAAGTGGCTTGCGCCCAATTTAGGATATGAACCAAAGTAA
- a CDS encoding methylenetetrahydrofolate reductase, producing MKVTEHLERAKNPLFSYEIVPPPRGRSVQDIIDIVEALKPVHPAWIDVTAHSSSAYYNEKEDGTIERKIYKKRPGTIGICGIIQNRFQIDTVVHLLCLGFSKEETEDALLELNFLGIHNILALRGDGPNYKKEISKSRSANYYASDLVEQVKALNSGKFLDEIEGGSKFDFCVGVAGYPEKHFEAPNLKLDLINLKRKVDAGADYVVTQMFFDNKHYFEFVKEARAAGITVPIIPGIKVLKNTTQLVSIPKNFYIDLPDELVEAVTKDQKNVTHIGKEWATKQVQGLLEGGAPCVHFYIMNDTNTVVDIVKKFQK from the coding sequence ATGAAAGTCACTGAACACTTAGAGCGCGCAAAAAACCCATTGTTTAGTTATGAGATCGTTCCTCCACCGAGAGGAAGATCGGTTCAAGATATCATCGATATCGTTGAAGCATTAAAACCCGTTCATCCGGCATGGATTGATGTAACTGCTCATTCGTCTTCTGCTTATTATAATGAAAAGGAAGATGGTACGATTGAAAGAAAGATTTATAAGAAGCGCCCTGGGACAATTGGAATTTGCGGGATCATTCAAAACCGCTTTCAGATTGACACAGTTGTTCACTTGCTTTGCCTGGGGTTTTCTAAGGAAGAGACTGAAGACGCTCTTCTCGAACTAAATTTCTTGGGTATTCATAACATCCTCGCTCTTCGCGGTGATGGGCCAAACTATAAAAAAGAAATCTCTAAAAGCCGAAGTGCTAACTACTACGCTTCTGATTTGGTCGAGCAAGTCAAGGCCCTTAATAGTGGTAAGTTCCTAGACGAAATCGAAGGTGGTTCAAAGTTCGATTTTTGTGTCGGTGTCGCTGGCTATCCGGAAAAACACTTCGAAGCTCCAAACCTAAAACTCGATTTAATCAACCTTAAAAGAAAAGTTGATGCGGGCGCTGATTATGTAGTGACCCAAATGTTCTTTGATAACAAACACTATTTTGAATTTGTTAAAGAGGCCCGTGCTGCTGGCATTACTGTGCCCATCATCCCGGGAATTAAAGTTCTAAAGAACACGACTCAACTGGTGAGCATTCCTAAGAACTTCTATATTGATTTACCTGACGAACTGGTAGAAGCTGTCACCAAAGACCAGAAGAACGTCACCCATATCGGAAAAGAGTGGGCCACAAAACAAGTTCAAGGTCTTTTAGAAGGAGGCGCCCCGTGCGTTCACTTCTACATTATGAATGACACTAACACTGTTGTAGATATCGTTAAAAAATTCCAAAAGTAA
- a CDS encoding phosphatidylserine decarboxylase, whose translation MEIKFYNRVTGKVDHEMVYGDKFIEWLYESPSGKGLSHLVCKAPISKFYGALQDLPLSQQKVAPFIKKFQIQMDDYLPEDGRTEQSPYSTFNQFFIRRFRPGKRSIVENPSEMAAFSEARYYGYESVLDNETVPVKGHNLKPKALIANSKWESTFEDGPLLLARLCPVDYHRYHFPDDGKIVDDYRVSGLYHSVNPLALKSKEDILITNERHVTILETKNFGKLAYIEVGAICVGKIIQSKPLDKGREFARGEEKGYFLFGGSTVIVVGEKGKWKPSADILANTKKGMETYLHLGMSVADRC comes from the coding sequence GTGGAAATTAAGTTTTACAACCGCGTAACGGGCAAAGTAGATCATGAGATGGTTTATGGAGATAAATTTATTGAGTGGCTCTACGAATCTCCAAGTGGAAAAGGGCTTTCTCACCTTGTTTGCAAAGCGCCAATCAGCAAATTTTATGGGGCCTTACAAGACTTGCCTCTAAGTCAGCAAAAAGTTGCGCCATTTATTAAAAAATTCCAGATTCAAATGGATGATTATCTTCCTGAAGACGGAAGAACTGAACAATCTCCTTACTCAACTTTTAATCAGTTTTTTATCCGCCGTTTCCGCCCAGGAAAGCGTTCAATTGTTGAGAACCCATCTGAGATGGCAGCTTTCAGTGAAGCTCGTTATTACGGCTATGAGAGTGTTCTGGATAACGAAACTGTTCCAGTCAAAGGTCACAACTTAAAACCAAAAGCGTTGATCGCTAACAGCAAATGGGAATCAACTTTTGAAGACGGGCCATTGTTACTTGCAAGGCTTTGCCCGGTAGATTACCACCGCTACCATTTCCCTGATGATGGAAAAATCGTCGACGACTACCGCGTCTCCGGGCTTTACCATTCAGTAAACCCATTAGCTCTTAAATCAAAAGAAGATATTCTGATCACGAATGAAAGACACGTCACAATTCTTGAAACAAAGAATTTTGGAAAGCTTGCTTACATCGAAGTGGGAGCGATCTGTGTTGGGAAAATCATTCAGTCAAAACCTTTAGATAAAGGCAGAGAGTTCGCTCGAGGAGAAGAAAAAGGCTATTTCCTTTTTGGTGGATCAACGGTGATCGTCGTTGGTGAAAAAGGAAAATGGAAACCAAGCGCAGACATTCTGGCAAATACTAAAAAAGGAATGGAGACTTATCTTCACTTAGGAATGAGTGTCGCTGACCGTTGCTAA
- a CDS encoding aldose 1-epimerase family protein → MSDWYQIESNSLIVQVTSLGAEMKRLFSRDWHRELLWLGDERNWKRSAPVLFPIVGKLKDDEYHLQGKTFKMAQHGFARDCEFKCTECGASEVEFLLVATQETFNQYPFCFELRVRYKVEGSKVIISYFVKNDDRQDIYFSIGAHPAFETNVLTNYEIRFEKEEKEYFRVDNGLVNWTRPFGLNAQNIQLEKGLFADDALVFKKVKSKFVELIDKKRNEIIRVHFHTPFLGVWGKGDVPFVCIEPWYGVSDSIDSDKNFETKNGLITLGAGEIFGFSYSIEMAYLEETDPLRKKK, encoded by the coding sequence ATGAGTGATTGGTATCAAATCGAGAGCAATTCTTTAATCGTCCAGGTGACGAGTCTAGGCGCAGAAATGAAGCGTCTTTTCTCCAGAGATTGGCATCGCGAGCTTTTATGGCTTGGTGATGAAAGAAACTGGAAGCGTTCTGCTCCCGTCTTATTTCCCATTGTCGGTAAACTTAAAGATGATGAGTATCATCTTCAAGGCAAGACTTTTAAAATGGCCCAGCATGGTTTTGCCAGAGATTGCGAGTTTAAATGTACTGAATGTGGAGCTTCGGAAGTGGAGTTTCTTCTTGTGGCCACGCAGGAAACATTTAATCAGTATCCATTCTGTTTTGAATTGCGCGTTCGCTATAAAGTAGAAGGTTCAAAAGTCATTATTTCTTATTTTGTAAAAAACGATGACCGCCAGGATATTTATTTTTCTATTGGGGCGCATCCAGCTTTTGAAACAAACGTATTAACGAACTACGAAATCCGTTTTGAAAAAGAAGAAAAAGAGTATTTTCGCGTGGACAATGGCCTGGTGAACTGGACGAGACCTTTTGGGCTGAATGCTCAAAACATCCAGTTAGAAAAAGGACTATTTGCCGACGATGCACTGGTTTTCAAAAAGGTTAAATCAAAGTTTGTTGAGCTTATTGATAAAAAGAGAAATGAAATTATCCGCGTTCATTTTCACACTCCTTTCTTAGGAGTTTGGGGCAAAGGTGATGTGCCTTTTGTCTGTATTGAGCCTTGGTACGGAGTGAGTGATTCAATCGACAGTGATAAAAATTTTGAAACTAAGAATGGTCTTATTACTCTTGGTGCTGGGGAGATCTTTGGTTTTTCTTATTCTATTGAGATGGCCTATTTGGAAGAGACTGATCCGTTGAGGAAAAAGAAATAG
- a CDS encoding endonuclease/exonuclease/phosphatase family protein translates to MKLKIISSNIRFSNPADGVHNWEARMPLLVELYRDFEPDILGTQEGRIGQLKELDDALPGLVLVDSHRNWIDERMYPCLFVNPKTVKVEKSGDIWLSETPLIPGSSSFLSMFPRLCTWADVTFIKSGRQMTIINTHLDHVKSETRQKQIEVLIKEIKSQCSCEVIIMGDFNESPTTTLMETLVNNFDLKDPWKEKKLPEETSHHSFLGDKMSEGDRIDWILIPKSFSCEDIHLVKTTSTEGLFPSDHYPLLATVSDTHS, encoded by the coding sequence ATGAAGCTCAAAATCATCTCGTCCAATATTCGTTTTTCCAATCCTGCTGATGGAGTCCACAACTGGGAAGCACGCATGCCTCTTTTGGTAGAACTCTACCGGGATTTTGAACCGGATATCTTAGGAACTCAGGAAGGAAGGATTGGGCAACTAAAAGAATTAGACGATGCTCTTCCCGGGCTGGTTTTGGTGGATTCCCACAGAAACTGGATTGATGAGCGCATGTACCCATGTTTGTTTGTTAATCCCAAAACGGTGAAGGTTGAAAAATCCGGAGACATTTGGCTTTCGGAAACTCCCCTCATCCCGGGCTCGAGTTCTTTTCTCAGCATGTTCCCCAGACTTTGTACCTGGGCGGATGTGACTTTTATTAAGAGTGGCCGCCAGATGACCATTATCAATACTCACCTGGATCATGTGAAGAGCGAAACCAGACAAAAGCAAATTGAAGTCCTGATCAAAGAGATCAAATCGCAATGCTCATGCGAGGTGATCATCATGGGCGACTTTAATGAGTCACCAACGACAACACTTATGGAAACTCTGGTTAATAATTTTGATTTAAAAGACCCGTGGAAAGAAAAGAAACTTCCCGAGGAAACCAGTCATCATAGTTTCCTCGGTGATAAAATGTCTGAAGGCGATCGCATTGATTGGATTTTAATTCCGAAGAGTTTTAGTTGCGAAGATATCCATCTGGTAAAAACGACAAGCACTGAAGGACTCTTTCCTTCTGACCACTACCCGCTTTTAGCAACGGTCAGCGACACTCATTCCTAA
- a CDS encoding DUF4160 domain-containing protein — translation MPQISSFFGITIYMYYAHGKHKEPYFHAKYQGYDASFSIKTLTLLSGHLPIKAKNLVQVWAFEHQLELLENWDKIIKREPVKKIPGADCD, via the coding sequence ATGCCACAAATTTCATCTTTTTTTGGTATCACCATTTACATGTATTACGCTCACGGCAAACACAAAGAACCCTATTTCCATGCAAAATACCAAGGTTATGATGCTTCGTTCTCTATTAAAACACTAACTCTGCTAAGTGGCCATCTTCCCATTAAAGCAAAAAACCTAGTCCAAGTTTGGGCCTTCGAGCATCAGTTGGAATTACTTGAAAATTGGGATAAAATTATCAAGAGAGAGCCTGTCAAAAAAATACCAGGGGCGGACTGTGACTAG
- a CDS encoding ATP-binding protein: protein MKRHISLDLLKWKNSPSRKPLILQGARQVGKSYIVRDFGLTNFQQFIRIDFLSQKEAHLIFADKSSLVPKRILRDISFLSKTELDPKNTLLFFDEIQECAGALTSLKFFQEEMPELAIIAAGSYLGIMSNEDSFPVGKVDFQNMNPMTYQEFLEASDPKLFEEYENIQIADHSTISALIHKELLESWKRYQTIGGMPEVIKNYIEYKKSHSELKAILRAREIQNQLLTGYKADFSKHSGTVNSAHILSVFEAVSSQLAKAHDESTQKFKFTGVIPNQKGFERVRGPLTWLEKARLVIKVMINNKAEHPLKGQIEDNRFKLYFMDVGLLNAALEIPIEATLADELGSYKGYMAENFVAQELFAKNKGTLYSWMESRAELEFLWIQGKDIIPIEVKSAERSTRAKSLDSYIDRYRPNLALKLTGGNRGYDPNRKMLTMPIYLVGKI, encoded by the coding sequence ATGAAAAGACATATCTCATTAGATCTTTTAAAATGGAAAAACTCCCCTTCTCGTAAGCCTTTAATATTACAAGGAGCCCGTCAGGTTGGTAAATCATATATCGTGCGCGATTTTGGACTGACAAATTTCCAGCAATTCATTCGAATTGATTTCCTTTCTCAAAAAGAGGCCCATTTAATATTTGCTGATAAAAGTTCACTTGTGCCAAAAAGAATCCTTCGCGACATAAGTTTTCTTTCAAAAACTGAGCTTGATCCAAAAAACACCCTGCTCTTTTTTGATGAGATTCAAGAGTGTGCCGGTGCACTTACCTCTTTAAAATTTTTTCAGGAAGAAATGCCAGAGCTAGCAATCATTGCGGCTGGAAGTTATTTAGGAATCATGAGCAATGAAGATTCATTTCCTGTAGGAAAAGTTGATTTTCAAAATATGAATCCGATGACGTATCAAGAATTCCTAGAGGCAAGTGATCCAAAACTTTTTGAAGAGTACGAAAATATTCAGATTGCAGATCATTCTACTATCAGTGCCCTCATTCACAAAGAACTCCTGGAATCATGGAAGCGCTATCAAACGATAGGTGGTATGCCTGAAGTTATTAAAAATTATATTGAATATAAAAAATCTCACAGCGAACTCAAGGCCATTTTGCGTGCTAGAGAGATTCAAAATCAGCTTCTCACAGGTTACAAAGCGGATTTTTCCAAACACTCGGGAACCGTAAATTCTGCACATATATTAAGCGTCTTTGAAGCAGTTAGTTCCCAATTGGCAAAGGCACATGATGAAAGTACTCAGAAATTTAAATTTACCGGAGTTATTCCCAATCAAAAAGGGTTCGAAAGAGTTCGAGGTCCTCTAACATGGTTGGAGAAAGCTCGATTAGTCATCAAAGTCATGATTAACAATAAGGCCGAGCATCCCTTAAAAGGCCAAATAGAAGACAATCGCTTTAAACTTTATTTCATGGACGTGGGTCTTCTCAATGCTGCCCTGGAAATTCCAATTGAAGCCACCCTCGCTGATGAATTGGGAAGCTATAAAGGGTATATGGCCGAAAACTTCGTGGCGCAGGAGCTTTTTGCTAAAAATAAAGGAACCCTATACTCATGGATGGAATCTAGGGCCGAATTAGAATTTTTATGGATTCAAGGAAAGGATATTATTCCCATAGAAGTCAAATCTGCGGAAAGAAGCACTCGGGCAAAAAGCCTGGATTCATATATCGACAGGTATAGGCCAAACCTTGCTCTAAAACTCACAGGAGGAAATAGGGGTTATGACCCAAACAGAAAAATGCTTACGATGCCAATCTATCTTGTAGGGAAAATTTAG
- a CDS encoding DUF2442 domain-containing protein, with amino-acid sequence MTRVKNVIAHPNFKLTVVFEDNKTSVIDMNFIFSESGPVIEPLKTYDNFQKVFIEDGIITWPTGYDISPEYLEELAS; translated from the coding sequence GTGACTAGAGTAAAAAATGTTATTGCTCATCCAAATTTTAAATTAACTGTTGTTTTTGAAGATAACAAGACATCTGTTATTGATATGAATTTTATATTTTCAGAATCTGGTCCAGTAATAGAACCACTCAAGACTTACGATAATTTTCAAAAAGTATTTATTGAAGATGGAATCATCACTTGGCCGACTGGTTACGATATCTCACCTGAATATCTGGAAGAATTAGCATCTTAA